A single Paenibacillus sp. FSL R5-0517 DNA region contains:
- a CDS encoding trypsin-like peptidase domain-containing protein, giving the protein MGLFGDDFYSTKVSRRAEPEQKGKLQIIRPGGRARGRDRWSNPRRSRTGISSTVKVAVISSVISSIVTVMLFSFITQPSSLPLANATGNGGGGGAQTAQAADPYDRIIQAAAKVRPSVVSIVNHKTGSSLSMEDSALGSGVIFKKEDGKAYIMTNHHVVEGASDLEIVTVDGETHKAKLVGKDRVSDIAVLSAEDKGLGAVAEIGDSSKLQRGQTVLAIGNPLGLGGTLTSGIVSYTDRILPVSINQDGVYDWEQNVIQTDAAINEGNSGGALVDLNGKVVGINTMKISDTGVEGLGFAIPMNEVMKTVDSLLVNGKVSRPYLGVYTVDLSNPYAPLDDEQRKDLKLPSHVDSGVVVLEASGPASEAGMKLNDVITEFDGQKITSTLDLRKYLYDQKKIGDTIEVTFYRDGKAEKVSVKLTDKPE; this is encoded by the coding sequence ATGGGATTGTTTGGAGACGATTTTTATTCAACCAAAGTATCAAGACGCGCCGAACCTGAACAGAAAGGCAAACTTCAAATCATTCGCCCTGGAGGCAGAGCACGTGGACGTGACCGCTGGAGTAATCCGCGCAGATCGCGTACGGGAATCAGCTCCACAGTGAAAGTAGCTGTGATTAGTTCGGTGATCAGTTCCATCGTGACCGTCATGCTGTTTAGCTTCATCACACAGCCCTCATCGTTACCGCTGGCTAATGCTACAGGTAATGGTGGTGGAGGCGGTGCTCAGACAGCACAGGCAGCTGATCCATACGACCGGATTATCCAGGCAGCGGCGAAGGTGCGCCCTTCTGTTGTGAGCATCGTGAACCATAAAACGGGCAGCAGCCTGTCGATGGAAGATTCTGCGTTGGGATCAGGGGTCATTTTCAAGAAGGAAGATGGTAAGGCCTACATTATGACCAACCACCACGTCGTGGAAGGTGCGAGTGACCTGGAGATCGTGACTGTGGACGGGGAGACACATAAAGCGAAGCTGGTCGGTAAGGACCGTGTGAGCGACATTGCTGTATTATCCGCAGAAGATAAAGGGCTGGGTGCAGTGGCGGAAATCGGTGATTCCAGTAAACTTCAGCGCGGTCAAACGGTGCTGGCGATTGGAAACCCGCTCGGTCTGGGCGGTACGCTGACCTCCGGTATTGTCAGTTACACAGATCGTATTCTACCTGTATCGATTAATCAGGATGGTGTGTACGACTGGGAGCAAAACGTGATCCAGACGGATGCGGCTATTAATGAGGGTAATAGTGGCGGTGCACTCGTCGATCTGAACGGTAAAGTGGTCGGCATCAACACGATGAAAATCTCGGATACGGGTGTGGAAGGTCTCGGCTTCGCGATTCCGATGAACGAAGTGATGAAAACCGTAGATTCCCTGCTGGTGAACGGCAAAGTATCTCGTCCATACCTGGGCGTATACACGGTGGATCTGAGCAACCCATATGCCCCCCTGGATGACGAACAGCGCAAGGATCTGAAGCTGCCATCTCACGTGGATAGCGGTGTGGTTGTACTGGAGGCATCGGGTCCCGCATCTGAAGCAGGTATGAAGCTGAATGATGTCATTACGGAATTTGACGGGCAAAAAATTACCTCCACGCTGGATCTGCGGAAGTATCTGTACGATCAGAAGAAGATTGGGGATACGATTGAAGTGACCTTCTACCGGGATGGCAAAGCGGAGAAAGTATCGGTGAAGCTGACAGATAAACCGGAGTAA
- a CDS encoding MBL fold metallo-hydrolase, whose product MGIYFTVLSSGSTGNATVIQHGGTSLMIDAGLSAKRLDALFQEREISGAELDGILVTHEHSDHIKGLGAMSRKYNLPIYANLNTWAALEKSVGSIPEENRRIFETGEKHDFGSLRVESFGISHDAAEPVGYTFDDGSEKLSVATDLGYMSDKVRDAISDSDVLVLEANHDVELLRMGRYPWNTKRRILSDIGHLSNEAAGAALSELMNGRIKRTYLAHLSRDHNMMDLAKMSVRDAMESRGCFYRDHEFKLCDTYYDRPTPWDRVGEP is encoded by the coding sequence ATGGGGATATATTTTACCGTGTTATCCAGCGGTTCGACAGGTAATGCCACGGTCATACAGCATGGGGGGACCTCTCTCATGATTGATGCGGGTCTTAGTGCGAAGCGATTGGATGCACTGTTTCAGGAAAGGGAGATTTCTGGGGCAGAACTGGACGGGATTCTGGTTACACATGAACATTCCGATCACATTAAAGGACTAGGCGCGATGTCTCGGAAATATAATTTACCAATCTACGCGAATCTGAATACGTGGGCGGCGCTGGAAAAGTCGGTTGGGTCGATTCCAGAGGAAAACCGGAGGATTTTTGAGACGGGTGAAAAGCATGATTTTGGGTCACTGCGCGTGGAATCCTTCGGCATCTCGCATGATGCGGCTGAGCCAGTAGGGTATACGTTCGATGACGGCAGTGAGAAGCTGTCTGTTGCAACCGATCTGGGATACATGAGCGACAAGGTTCGCGATGCGATCTCTGATTCCGACGTGCTGGTGCTGGAGGCGAATCATGATGTCGAATTGCTGCGTATGGGGCGTTATCCGTGGAACACCAAGCGCCGGATTCTGAGCGACATTGGGCATTTGTCGAACGAAGCAGCAGGGGCAGCGCTTAGTGAACTGATGAACGGACGCATCAAGCGCACGTATCTGGCACATCTTAGCCGGGACCATAATATGATGGACTTGGCGAAAATGTCGGTGCGTGACGCGATGGAGAGCCGTGGATGCTTTTATCGGGATCATGAGTTCAAACTCTGTGATACGTATTACGACCGGCCTACGCCATGGGATAGGGTGGGTGAGCCATAA
- the yycI gene encoding two-component system regulatory protein YycI — protein sequence MDWGRAKNVLIYAFLLLNLVLGYQIWMDARETAGANLDFTSLADNTQQAMEEKGIQVLAPIPNETPKLPKLSYEFIEEQKAGVDMELEQPVDSKLIFSQSELEDALQREIPQIGTYRLDQLMAEDGAFVLHPLVDGKWPLFNVSLELFYSDQKIKGYRQTPVRITTAEESDQQVLPASKALGTLIENFLPNDAIVKDIQLGYYGQLFNSDIQVAMPAWRFVLESGEVLYVQGISGDVFSPKTDKPGE from the coding sequence TTGGATTGGGGACGGGCGAAAAATGTGTTGATCTATGCCTTTCTGCTGCTCAATCTGGTGCTGGGTTACCAGATCTGGATGGATGCGCGGGAGACGGCCGGAGCCAATCTGGACTTCACCTCACTGGCAGACAATACACAGCAGGCAATGGAAGAGAAGGGCATTCAGGTGCTGGCTCCGATTCCGAATGAAACGCCGAAGTTGCCGAAGTTGTCCTATGAGTTCATTGAAGAGCAAAAGGCTGGTGTTGATATGGAGCTGGAACAGCCGGTAGATAGCAAGTTGATTTTCTCACAGAGTGAGCTGGAAGATGCATTACAGCGTGAGATTCCACAGATCGGGACATACCGGCTGGATCAGCTGATGGCCGAGGATGGGGCTTTTGTGCTTCACCCACTGGTGGATGGCAAATGGCCGCTCTTCAATGTGAGTCTGGAGCTGTTCTACAGCGACCAGAAAATAAAGGGTTACCGTCAGACTCCGGTGCGGATTACAACCGCAGAGGAGAGCGATCAGCAGGTACTTCCGGCGTCGAAGGCGCTGGGAACGCTGATCGAGAACTTTTTGCCAAATGATGCGATTGTCAAAGATATTCAGCTGGGTTATTACGGCCAGTTGTTCAATTCAGATATACAGGTAGCGATGCCGGCATGGCGGTTCGTGCTGGAAAGTGGCGAAGTGTTGTACGTGCAGGGCATCAGTGGGGATGTATTCAGTCCCAAGACAGACAAACCAGGGGAGTAA
- the yycH gene encoding two-component system activity regulator YycH, which yields MKERIKSLVLAALVVASLVQSYFLIYRLPGGGDSIVTSETNYVKTENMGQERNIEELIFPDQMIIHLGEDKHTVFYPGNTFYQLIYSRLQGRTFDDFQRRSVQSVNWDQIRKENPGFELSFKEGIPVALLQRVMRLGTDSLFQGETINRISIYTAKNETKAHALFFSAKGDVVYEATQADLTVQDVQQHVDFGTNWTPYTLMDGGYYIPAEPLETIEADVPTGQFTVEQMQRSLFFDPSMTRNIREKDGSEIYTDSKRSLQVKQEQRWISYTDPAAPPAGQIDPAKDALSAVDFVNQHGGWKGRSRMMLGTTDSKTRLEFQQYYGSYPIMDSMQFRFGTISMEMQQETVSSYERSLEYLNEGAETKKSVKLPGGDKLKALIKKVAGENRQVVDVYPAYRPSTTEDGLRLIPVWVIRFGNGEETTVS from the coding sequence GTGAAGGAACGGATTAAATCATTGGTGCTTGCTGCCCTTGTTGTAGCCAGTCTGGTTCAGAGTTATTTTCTAATCTACCGTCTGCCCGGAGGCGGCGATTCCATTGTGACGTCAGAGACGAACTATGTGAAGACAGAAAATATGGGTCAGGAACGCAATATTGAAGAATTGATCTTCCCTGATCAGATGATTATTCATCTGGGTGAGGATAAACATACGGTGTTTTACCCTGGCAATACGTTCTATCAGTTGATCTATTCAAGGTTGCAGGGGCGGACGTTCGATGATTTTCAGCGCCGTAGCGTGCAATCGGTGAACTGGGATCAGATTCGCAAGGAGAACCCTGGGTTTGAGCTATCGTTCAAAGAAGGGATTCCCGTAGCATTGTTGCAGCGGGTAATGCGGCTCGGGACGGATTCCTTATTCCAAGGAGAGACCATTAACCGAATCTCGATCTATACGGCTAAAAATGAAACGAAGGCCCATGCGCTGTTCTTCAGCGCCAAGGGAGACGTGGTATATGAAGCAACGCAGGCGGACCTGACCGTACAAGACGTGCAGCAGCATGTTGACTTCGGTACGAACTGGACGCCATATACCTTAATGGATGGCGGTTATTATATCCCGGCCGAACCTCTGGAGACTATTGAGGCGGATGTGCCGACAGGTCAGTTCACGGTTGAGCAGATGCAGCGCAGTCTGTTCTTCGACCCAAGCATGACCCGGAACATCCGGGAAAAAGACGGGTCTGAGATTTACACGGACAGTAAACGTAGTCTGCAGGTGAAACAGGAACAGCGCTGGATCAGTTACACCGATCCGGCGGCACCGCCAGCAGGACAGATTGATCCTGCGAAGGATGCGTTGTCTGCGGTTGATTTTGTGAATCAGCATGGGGGCTGGAAAGGCCGGTCACGCATGATGCTGGGGACCACGGACAGCAAAACACGGCTTGAATTCCAGCAGTATTACGGCAGTTATCCGATTATGGATTCCATGCAGTTCCGCTTCGGCACGATTAGCATGGAGATGCAGCAGGAGACGGTATCCAGTTATGAACGATCGCTGGAGTACCTGAACGAAGGTGCAGAGACCAAGAAATCGGTCAAATTGCCTGGCGGAGACAAGCTGAAGGCTCTGATTAAAAAGGTCGCAGGTGAGAATCGCCAGGTTGTGGATGTATATCCAGCGTATCGTCCTTCTACAACTGAGGATGGACTAAGGCTGATTCCGGTATGGGTTATTCGCTTTGGAAACGGGGAGGAGACTACCGTATCTTGA
- the walK gene encoding cell wall metabolism sensor histidine kinase WalK yields MGRFARFPFFRTIQAKLIIIYVLLILIAMQLIGVYFVSAMKNSLTSNFTEDLQARAEMLSVLVGETMAGGEAEAGEDKTENLRVLVNNLFNINGAEIQVLDASGKVLTTSLSSHSDYVGRKNTQTVVSRALQGIRDNEEYIVDEDNVRKKVVAKPVLSGGKIIGAVYIAASMNELYSTMEGINKIFISGILIALVLTAVLGVILSHTITQPIKEVTRRATAVAEGNFDQQTPVFGTDEIGQLSRAFNYMTSRLRDALSQNEEEKEKLTSILTNMSDGVVATDEYGKVILVNRRASSILGMHPADIEGRHFAILLGIDPEDAEALASGFTGSTLLQIAPAGQEEPVVIRMTFTPVHRRERGITGTIAVLQDVTEQEELEASRREFVANVSHELRTPLTTIKSYAEALDDGALEDPQLAGRFVSVIQNETERMIRLVTDLLHLSRLDSKEALLRKQPTDILEMLEEVTDRFSFQMHQKDIQPVLSVENDIPAVPLDRDQIDQVLDNVVSNALKYTLEGGTITIAARRSDGHALAISVSDTGMGIPQRDLDRIFERFYRVDKARSRSMGGTGLGLSIAREIVKAHDGSISLESEVDVGTTVTFTLPMREEGGEHREGTD; encoded by the coding sequence ATGGGCCGATTCGCGCGATTCCCGTTCTTTCGAACGATTCAGGCGAAATTGATTATTATCTATGTACTGCTGATTTTGATTGCGATGCAATTGATCGGCGTTTATTTTGTGAGCGCGATGAAAAACTCGCTAACGAGCAACTTTACGGAAGACTTGCAGGCCCGTGCGGAGATGCTGTCGGTTCTGGTGGGGGAGACGATGGCGGGTGGCGAAGCAGAGGCTGGCGAGGACAAAACGGAAAATCTGCGTGTGCTGGTGAACAACCTGTTCAACATTAACGGTGCCGAGATTCAAGTGCTGGATGCCAGCGGAAAAGTACTGACGACCTCGCTAAGTTCACATTCAGACTATGTGGGGCGCAAAAACACCCAGACCGTCGTCAGCCGTGCGCTACAAGGCATTCGGGACAATGAGGAATATATCGTGGACGAGGATAATGTTCGCAAAAAAGTCGTCGCCAAGCCGGTGCTGTCCGGCGGCAAAATCATTGGTGCGGTCTACATCGCAGCATCCATGAACGAGCTGTATTCCACGATGGAGGGAATCAACAAAATCTTCATCTCCGGTATCCTGATTGCCTTAGTGTTAACGGCAGTGCTTGGCGTGATCCTGTCCCATACGATTACGCAGCCGATTAAGGAAGTGACTCGGAGGGCGACAGCGGTCGCAGAAGGTAACTTTGATCAGCAGACACCTGTATTTGGCACGGATGAGATTGGTCAGCTCAGTCGGGCTTTTAACTATATGACCAGCAGGCTTCGGGATGCACTCTCGCAGAATGAAGAGGAGAAGGAGAAGTTGACCTCCATTCTGACCAATATGAGTGATGGTGTGGTAGCTACGGATGAGTACGGGAAAGTCATTCTCGTAAACCGTCGTGCCAGCAGCATACTGGGTATGCATCCTGCGGATATTGAAGGAAGACATTTTGCCATATTACTCGGCATTGATCCGGAGGATGCGGAAGCTCTCGCGAGTGGGTTCACAGGTTCTACGCTGCTGCAAATTGCACCCGCAGGACAAGAAGAGCCTGTGGTCATTCGGATGACGTTCACACCGGTTCATCGGCGTGAACGGGGGATCACGGGAACAATTGCCGTACTTCAGGATGTTACCGAACAGGAAGAGCTTGAGGCATCCCGGCGTGAATTCGTGGCGAATGTATCCCATGAACTGCGTACACCACTAACTACGATCAAGAGTTACGCGGAAGCGTTGGATGACGGTGCACTGGAAGACCCGCAGCTTGCCGGTCGTTTTGTTAGTGTTATTCAGAACGAGACGGAGCGAATGATCAGGCTGGTTACGGATCTGCTGCACCTGTCGCGGCTGGATTCCAAAGAGGCTTTGCTGAGGAAACAACCAACCGACATTCTGGAAATGCTGGAGGAAGTGACCGATCGCTTCTCGTTCCAGATGCATCAGAAGGATATTCAGCCAGTGCTGTCTGTGGAGAATGATATTCCGGCTGTTCCACTGGATCGAGACCAGATTGATCAGGTGCTGGATAATGTCGTATCCAATGCGCTGAAATATACGTTGGAAGGCGGCACCATTACGATTGCGGCTAGACGCAGTGATGGACACGCCCTTGCCATCTCGGTATCAGATACCGGAATGGGTATTCCACAGCGCGATCTGGATCGCATTTTTGAGCGGTTTTACCGGGTGGACAAGGCTCGTTCTCGCAGTATGGGAGGTACAGGATTAGGACTGTCCATTGCCCGGGAAATTGTGAAGGCGCATGATGGCAGCATCTCTCTGGAGTCTGAAGTGGACGTAGGCACGACAGTAACGTTCACACTGCCGATGCGTGAGGAAGGGGGTGAGCACCGTGAAGGAACGGATTAA
- the yycF gene encoding response regulator YycF produces MQGKILVVDDEQPIADILKFNLEKEGYEVICAFDGIRAVELALSEKPDLMLLDLMLPGKDGMDVCREVRAHLEMPIIMLTAKDGEIDKVLGLELGADDYVTKPFSTRELLARVKAQMRRRQKLAFTAEAPEDEEKQVMRLFDLAFDMDMYTAYKGGEPLDLTHREYELLYYMAKHSGKVMTREHLLQAVWGYEYFGDVRTVDVTIRRLREKIEENPSKPETILTRRGLGYLVRSAKSVGI; encoded by the coding sequence ATGCAGGGGAAGATTTTGGTGGTGGACGATGAACAGCCCATCGCAGACATTCTGAAGTTTAATTTGGAAAAAGAGGGGTACGAGGTCATCTGTGCATTTGATGGCATTCGTGCGGTTGAACTGGCGTTATCCGAAAAACCGGATCTGATGCTGCTGGATCTGATGCTGCCGGGCAAGGACGGTATGGATGTATGTCGTGAGGTGCGCGCTCATCTGGAAATGCCGATCATTATGCTTACCGCCAAGGATGGCGAGATCGACAAGGTACTCGGGTTGGAATTGGGTGCGGATGATTACGTGACGAAGCCGTTCAGTACGCGTGAGTTGCTTGCACGAGTGAAGGCACAGATGCGCAGACGGCAAAAGCTCGCGTTTACGGCAGAAGCGCCGGAAGATGAGGAAAAGCAGGTCATGCGGCTATTTGATTTGGCGTTTGATATGGACATGTATACGGCTTACAAAGGCGGGGAACCGCTTGATCTGACCCATCGTGAGTACGAACTTCTCTATTATATGGCGAAGCACTCCGGCAAGGTTATGACACGGGAACATCTGCTGCAAGCGGTATGGGGATATGAATATTTCGGCGATGTACGTACTGTGGATGTCACGATCCGTCGTCTGCGTGAGAAGATTGAGGAGAATCCGAGCAAACCGGAAACGATTCTGACACGCCGCGGGCTTGGTTATCTCGTGCGCAGTGCCAAAAGCGTGGGGATATAA
- a CDS encoding peptidoglycan DD-metalloendopeptidase family protein — MKGFRGIRQPGKDRVHEQSGEHRTAEDKNNMSMSTFSVNKKRVLASRKWIITAACGVFIAASLGFAGKQYVTANTVPYYKVMVKGSEIGTIADEAQLQQLFTDKTEEYQHKYPDAEMVLNTDGITTETVRAYKPEVNSDETLDKLGDMLTAYAKGVELKVDGEVIGIVKDQATADAILEQVQSKYISASTVRSSLKTKSVSANSSKKNEGPSTTLKSVGIKEDVATDVVKADPNKIWDVSEAVKALTVGKDAPVTYVVHEGDTISSIAAKYEITQSEIRQHNPGIKETSLQIGDELTLTVPKPAITVKSVEQVVEQIEIKPQVEVRKSAELKAGTTKVVRPGQSGLKSMQYRITKENGEVVQEEWLGQEVIKAAVTEVVLSGTKVVGEGTGEFAWPVSNATMSSSFGQRWGRQHKGVDLVGNRDVKASDEGVITFAGQKSGYGNVIIINHRNGYETLYGHLNSIGVKVGQVVEKGESIGVMGNTGRSTGTHLHFEIIKNGTVENPLTYLN, encoded by the coding sequence ATGAAAGGTTTCAGAGGCATACGCCAACCGGGCAAAGACCGGGTACACGAACAATCCGGGGAACACCGGACGGCCGAAGACAAAAACAACATGAGCATGTCCACCTTCAGTGTGAATAAGAAGCGCGTTCTGGCCTCGCGCAAATGGATCATTACAGCAGCTTGTGGTGTATTCATCGCAGCATCGCTCGGGTTCGCAGGCAAACAATATGTTACTGCAAATACCGTGCCGTATTATAAAGTAATGGTTAAAGGTAGCGAGATTGGTACCATTGCAGATGAAGCACAATTACAACAACTATTTACAGACAAAACCGAGGAATATCAACATAAATATCCGGATGCAGAGATGGTGCTGAACACGGATGGTATCACAACCGAAACGGTAAGAGCATACAAACCTGAAGTGAACAGTGACGAGACGCTGGACAAACTGGGTGACATGCTAACAGCCTACGCCAAAGGCGTGGAGCTCAAGGTAGACGGTGAAGTCATTGGTATTGTGAAAGATCAGGCTACAGCGGATGCAATCCTGGAACAGGTGCAGAGCAAATACATATCGGCATCGACTGTGCGAAGTTCGCTGAAGACGAAGTCGGTATCGGCTAATTCCTCGAAGAAAAACGAGGGACCAAGTACAACCCTGAAGTCGGTAGGCATCAAGGAAGATGTAGCGACGGATGTGGTGAAGGCTGACCCAAACAAAATATGGGATGTGTCCGAGGCGGTTAAAGCATTAACCGTCGGTAAAGACGCGCCTGTAACTTATGTGGTTCATGAAGGAGATACGATCTCTTCGATTGCTGCCAAGTATGAAATTACACAAAGTGAGATTCGCCAGCATAATCCAGGCATCAAGGAAACATCGCTTCAAATTGGAGACGAACTGACCTTGACCGTTCCGAAACCGGCGATAACCGTTAAATCGGTGGAGCAGGTTGTTGAGCAGATTGAGATTAAACCGCAAGTGGAAGTACGCAAAAGTGCTGAGTTGAAAGCAGGTACCACAAAAGTCGTGCGTCCAGGACAAAGCGGATTGAAAAGCATGCAGTACCGTATAACCAAAGAAAATGGTGAAGTTGTTCAGGAAGAGTGGCTTGGTCAGGAAGTGATTAAAGCAGCTGTAACTGAAGTGGTCCTTAGCGGAACCAAAGTCGTTGGCGAGGGCACAGGTGAATTTGCTTGGCCGGTATCCAATGCAACGATGAGCAGCAGCTTCGGACAACGGTGGGGGCGCCAGCACAAAGGTGTCGATCTGGTAGGTAACCGCGATGTGAAAGCGTCTGACGAGGGTGTAATTACTTTTGCTGGACAGAAAAGCGGTTATGGTAATGTCATCATTATTAACCACCGTAACGGATACGAAACACTGTATGGACATCTGAACAGCATTGGCGTTAAGGTTGGACAAGTGGTTGAAAAAGGCGAGAGTATTGGTGTTATGGGCAACACGGGTCGTTCGACCGGAACACATCTGCATTTTGAGATTATTAAGAATGGAACGGTAGAAAATCCTTTAACGTATCTGAACTAA
- a CDS encoding methyltransferase domain-containing protein has translation MSVEKFKEATKEVFEQGLQEADQPFSGWDFSYVTGSNRLQSGMLPWSYGTMARRLLNQTERMLDMGTGGGEMLSRLLPLPPYTCATEGYLPNIPIAEERLQPLGVKVFPVTDDSQLPFEDEEFDLILNRHESYEEQEVRRILSAEGLFLTQQVGWSDCREINDRLGIPMPADYAGWELDRAVVQLEQCGFRILEAREAAPAQRFYDIGALVYYLKTIPWQVPDFKVQYFREQLMEIHMEMEQHGFWEVQQKRFVILAAKE, from the coding sequence ATGTCAGTAGAGAAGTTTAAAGAGGCGACGAAAGAGGTATTTGAGCAAGGACTACAAGAGGCAGATCAGCCTTTTAGTGGCTGGGATTTTAGCTATGTAACAGGGAGTAATCGACTCCAGAGTGGGATGCTGCCTTGGTCCTACGGAACGATGGCGCGCCGATTGTTGAATCAGACTGAACGAATGCTCGACATGGGGACTGGTGGGGGAGAAATGCTGTCCAGACTCCTTCCACTTCCTCCATACACGTGTGCTACCGAAGGCTATCTCCCAAATATACCGATTGCAGAGGAACGTTTACAACCTTTAGGTGTAAAGGTGTTTCCGGTGACTGATGATTCGCAACTTCCTTTCGAAGACGAGGAATTCGATCTGATTCTTAACCGGCATGAGTCGTATGAAGAGCAGGAAGTTAGGCGGATTCTATCGGCAGAGGGACTGTTCCTAACTCAACAGGTAGGTTGGTCAGATTGCAGGGAAATCAATGATCGACTCGGCATTCCTATGCCAGCGGATTACGCTGGATGGGAGCTGGATCGTGCTGTTGTTCAGTTGGAGCAGTGTGGATTCCGGATTCTAGAGGCACGTGAAGCAGCTCCCGCGCAGCGTTTCTATGATATAGGCGCACTGGTCTATTATCTGAAGACCATCCCGTGGCAAGTACCTGATTTTAAGGTACAATATTTCCGTGAGCAATTAATGGAGATTCATATGGAGATGGAGCAACATGGATTTTGGGAAGTGCAGCAGAAGCGATTTGTAATTCTTGCCGCGAAAGAGTAG